The following proteins come from a genomic window of Maribacter sp. HTCC2170:
- a CDS encoding dimethylarginine dimethylaminohydrolase family protein: MLHLNINDETSKLKAVVLGTAKESGGMPLPEEAYDPKSLEHILAGTYPAEEDMINEMEAFAEVFEKHGVDVFRPEVLSDCNQIFSRDIAFVIDDKLIKANILPDREEEFEAILHVLDRIDPEKILYPPDEVHIEGGDVMPWNDHIFIGTYTGKDYPDYITARTNWQGVEYIKKMFPKKIVKSFELRKSITNAKENALHLDCCFQPIGTNKAIMHKNGFLVEEEYEWLLNYFGQENVFEITADEMYQMCSNVFSIAPNVVVSERNFTRLNTWLREQGFVVEEIPYSEISKQGGLLRCSTMPLIRE; encoded by the coding sequence ATGCTGCATCTAAATATAAATGACGAAACATCAAAGTTGAAAGCTGTTGTGCTAGGCACTGCAAAAGAAAGTGGTGGTATGCCTTTACCTGAAGAGGCTTACGATCCTAAATCATTGGAGCATATATTGGCTGGTACATATCCTGCAGAGGAAGATATGATTAATGAAATGGAGGCATTTGCTGAGGTGTTTGAAAAGCATGGTGTTGATGTTTTTAGACCAGAAGTATTGAGCGATTGTAATCAGATATTTTCTAGGGATATTGCTTTTGTAATAGATGATAAATTGATCAAAGCGAATATACTGCCAGATCGGGAGGAAGAGTTTGAGGCAATACTTCATGTGTTGGACAGAATTGATCCCGAGAAGATTTTATATCCACCTGACGAAGTGCATATAGAAGGTGGAGACGTGATGCCATGGAATGACCATATTTTTATTGGAACCTATACTGGTAAGGATTATCCAGATTATATTACCGCAAGAACTAATTGGCAGGGAGTTGAGTATATCAAAAAAATGTTTCCGAAAAAGATTGTTAAGTCATTTGAATTGAGAAAATCAATCACCAACGCAAAAGAAAATGCCTTGCATTTAGACTGTTGTTTTCAGCCAATTGGAACAAATAAGGCCATTATGCATAAGAATGGATTTTTGGTCGAGGAAGAATACGAGTGGTTGTTGAATTATTTTGGTCAAGAGAATGTGTTTGAAATCACCGCTGATGAAATGTATCAGATGTGCAGTAATGTGTTTTCGATAGCACCAAATGTCGTAGTTTCTGAGCGCAATTTTACGCGTTTGAACACTTGGCTCAGGGAACAAGGTTTTGTTGTAGAGGAAATTCCATATTCTGAGATTTCTAAGCAAGGAGGTCTTTTACGTTGTAGTACGATGCCTCTGATTCGTGAGTAA
- a CDS encoding citrate synthase, with protein sequence MSDKATLEYNGKKYEFPVIKGSEDELAIDIKTLRSTTGMITIDPGYKNTGSCESAITFLDGEKGMLRYRGYSIEELAEKADFLEVVYLLIFGELPNKEQLTSFHNDIKAESHVDEEMKKILDGFPKSAHPMGVLSSLTSALIAFNPTSVNVSSEKEMYHAMVRILGKFPVLVAWTMRKKKGLPLDYGDDSLGYVENLHKMMFKKPNKEYEKNKIVIDALDKLLILHADHEQNCSTSTVRITGSSHAGLFVSLSAGISALWGPLHGGANQAVLEMLEAIAEDGGDTEKYMAKAKDKSDPFRLMGFGHRVYKNFDPRARIIKKAADEVLEDLGVDDPILEVAKGLEKVALEDPYFVERKLYPNVDFYSGIIYRALGIPVEMFTVMFAMGRLPGWMAHWREMRLRNEPIGRPRQVFIGETTRPFVPLNKR encoded by the coding sequence ATGTCAGATAAAGCAACTCTAGAGTATAACGGTAAAAAATATGAATTTCCTGTAATAAAAGGTTCAGAAGATGAACTGGCCATTGATATAAAAACATTGAGGTCTACCACGGGTATGATTACTATAGATCCTGGGTATAAAAATACAGGCTCTTGCGAAAGTGCCATTACATTTTTAGATGGTGAAAAAGGAATGTTGAGGTACCGTGGATATTCAATAGAAGAATTGGCTGAAAAGGCTGATTTTTTAGAAGTTGTTTATTTGCTGATTTTTGGAGAACTACCCAATAAAGAACAATTGACTTCTTTTCATAATGATATTAAGGCTGAATCCCATGTAGATGAAGAAATGAAGAAAATTTTAGATGGTTTTCCTAAGTCTGCACACCCAATGGGAGTGTTGTCTTCATTGACCAGTGCTTTAATTGCCTTTAATCCAACTTCTGTAAATGTTTCATCTGAAAAAGAAATGTACCATGCTATGGTGAGGATATTGGGTAAATTCCCTGTATTGGTGGCTTGGACCATGCGTAAGAAAAAAGGTTTGCCTTTGGATTATGGCGATGATAGTTTAGGTTATGTAGAGAACCTACATAAAATGATGTTCAAAAAGCCGAACAAGGAATATGAAAAAAACAAAATTGTAATTGATGCTCTTGACAAGTTATTGATATTGCACGCTGATCATGAACAAAATTGTTCTACTTCGACAGTGCGTATTACAGGTTCTTCCCATGCAGGATTGTTTGTTTCATTATCAGCTGGTATCTCAGCGCTTTGGGGCCCGTTACATGGTGGAGCCAATCAGGCTGTTTTAGAAATGTTGGAAGCTATTGCTGAAGATGGTGGTGACACGGAAAAGTATATGGCGAAGGCAAAGGACAAGAGCGATCCTTTTAGATTAATGGGCTTTGGGCATAGGGTTTACAAGAATTTTGATCCAAGAGCAAGAATAATCAAGAAAGCTGCTGATGAAGTATTGGAAGATTTAGGAGTTGATGATCCAATTTTGGAAGTAGCCAAAGGATTGGAAAAAGTAGCTTTGGAAGATCCATATTTTGTTGAAAGAAAACTATATCCCAACGTAGATTTTTATTCTGGAATTATTTATCGCGCATTGGGTATACCAGTAGAAATGTTTACAGTGATGTTCGCTATGGGTCGATTACCAGGATGGATGGCTCACTGGAGGGAAATGCGCTTGAGAAATGAGCCGATTGGTCGCCCAAGACAAGTATTCATTGGCGAAACTACAAGACCTTTTGTTCCTTTGAACAAAAGGTAA
- a CDS encoding glycogen synthase, which translates to MNNFLFVAAENDGLYNCKAGGMGDVVRDVPRQISERGDKVHVVVPAYSRLHKGGILKAKLNFGLRGTTYTAELYEVIPKKEFKNVHHYVIHHPEIEGGEIAKIYHDNPVEPFFTDFVKYVIFCTAVAEAIKHGEFGKLDIVHMHDWHSSLLLFLKTFHPKYKSLRKMRFVYSIHNLAIQGIRPLENNYASVRNWFPDIPFDSKGLMDYRYQDCINLMAVGIRYADAVHTVSPSYMEDVLLPSEPPEFIGGEGLEKDLQKAANEGRLFGILNGSNYSNINEESTGMIYRNTVLALFQWLQDETKKYKSDFLAHTGEKIIKYIIEGRPSFIASSVARLTEQKFYFIKRSPDAFVEILKKLDKVNGIFMLLGTGAPEYEDLFRKISYENKNFIFTNGQSESLIDSMYLESDLYFMPSLFEPCGISQMLAMRNGVPCLVHHTGGLKDTVEHMKTGFSFDGATYEEKIKNMTTSFDLILDIYKNDKPKWKKIQGNAKKMRFTWKKSVDAYYKQLYSFSS; encoded by the coding sequence ATGAATAACTTTCTTTTTGTTGCTGCTGAAAATGATGGATTGTACAATTGTAAAGCAGGAGGTATGGGCGATGTTGTTCGGGATGTGCCGAGACAGATATCTGAAAGAGGGGATAAGGTCCATGTAGTAGTTCCTGCATATTCAAGACTACATAAAGGAGGTATACTCAAGGCCAAATTGAATTTTGGATTAAGAGGTACTACCTATACGGCAGAACTGTATGAGGTTATTCCCAAAAAAGAATTCAAAAACGTTCATCATTATGTGATTCATCATCCTGAAATTGAGGGAGGTGAAATAGCAAAGATTTACCACGATAATCCGGTTGAGCCATTTTTTACTGATTTTGTGAAGTATGTCATATTCTGTACAGCGGTAGCCGAGGCAATTAAACATGGTGAGTTTGGTAAGCTTGATATTGTGCATATGCACGATTGGCATTCTAGCTTATTATTGTTCTTGAAAACTTTTCATCCTAAGTATAAATCCCTAAGGAAGATGAGGTTTGTATATAGCATACATAATCTTGCAATTCAGGGGATAAGACCTTTAGAAAACAATTATGCCTCTGTACGGAATTGGTTTCCTGATATTCCCTTTGATTCCAAAGGGTTGATGGATTATCGATATCAAGACTGTATTAATTTAATGGCCGTAGGTATACGGTACGCCGATGCTGTTCACACAGTTTCACCTTCTTATATGGAGGATGTACTCCTGCCCAGTGAACCGCCTGAATTCATTGGTGGGGAGGGTCTCGAAAAGGACTTGCAAAAAGCAGCCAATGAAGGAAGGTTGTTTGGTATTTTGAACGGAAGTAATTATTCAAATATTAATGAGGAATCCACGGGGATGATTTATCGTAATACGGTATTAGCATTGTTTCAATGGTTACAAGATGAGACTAAAAAGTACAAATCAGATTTTTTGGCCCACACAGGAGAAAAAATAATTAAGTACATAATAGAGGGCAGACCCAGTTTTATTGCATCAAGCGTGGCGCGTCTAACGGAGCAGAAATTCTATTTTATTAAACGTTCGCCCGATGCATTTGTTGAAATTCTAAAGAAGCTGGATAAGGTAAACGGTATTTTTATGCTCTTAGGTACTGGTGCCCCGGAATATGAAGATTTATTTAGGAAGATCAGTTATGAGAATAAAAACTTCATTTTTACTAATGGTCAATCAGAAAGTTTGATTGATTCAATGTACCTTGAATCAGATCTTTATTTTATGCCAAGCCTTTTTGAGCCCTGTGGAATAAGTCAAATGTTGGCAATGCGTAATGGAGTACCATGTTTGGTGCACCATACAGGAGGTTTAAAAGATACAGTGGAACATATGAAAACTGGATTCAGTTTTGATGGGGCAACTTATGAGGAGAAGATCAAAAACATGACAACCTCATTTGACCTGATCTTAGATATTTATAAAAATGATAAGCCCAAATGGAAAAAAATCCAGGGGAATGCGAAGAAAATGCGTTTTACTTGGAAGAAGTCTGTTGATGCATATTATAAGCAGTTGTATTCCTTCAGTTCTTAA
- the eno gene encoding phosphopyruvate hydratase translates to MSVIISVHARQILDSRGNPTVEVDVITENGIMGRAAVPSGASTGEHEAVELRDGGNTFMGKGVSKAVNNVNSLIAEEILGMSVFEQNLIDQTMIDLDGTPNKSKLGANAILGVSLAAAKAAANELGISLFRYVGGVSANTLPVPMMNIINGGSHSDAPIAFQEFMVMPIKAKNFSHAMQMGTEIFHNLKKVLHDRGLSTAVGDEGGFAPTLDGTEDAIETIGKAVENAGYKFGDEVKIALDCAAAEFYENGKYDYTLFEGDKGAVRSSEEQAKYLAELCAKYPIISIEDGMDENDWDGWKVLTEMIGDKVQLVGDDLYVTNVERLSRGIENGIANSILIKVNQIGSLTETIAAVNMAKDAGFTSVMSHRSGETEDNTIADLAVALNTGQIKTGSASRSDRMAKYNQLLRIEEELGSTAYYPQEKAFKVNQ, encoded by the coding sequence ATGAGTGTTATTATTAGTGTGCACGCGAGACAGATTTTGGATTCTCGAGGCAATCCAACGGTAGAAGTTGATGTAATCACAGAAAATGGTATAATGGGTAGAGCAGCGGTTCCTTCTGGTGCTTCTACTGGAGAACACGAAGCTGTTGAACTTAGAGACGGTGGTAATACTTTCATGGGTAAAGGTGTTAGTAAGGCTGTTAATAATGTGAATTCCCTAATCGCAGAAGAAATATTGGGAATGTCTGTTTTTGAGCAGAACCTAATTGATCAAACAATGATTGATTTGGATGGGACTCCCAATAAATCCAAGCTAGGCGCAAATGCTATCCTTGGAGTTTCCTTGGCAGCAGCAAAAGCCGCGGCCAATGAACTTGGAATATCATTGTTCAGATATGTTGGTGGTGTAAGTGCAAATACATTGCCAGTGCCAATGATGAATATAATCAATGGAGGTTCGCATTCAGATGCGCCAATAGCTTTTCAGGAATTTATGGTGATGCCAATAAAGGCTAAAAACTTTTCTCATGCTATGCAAATGGGAACTGAGATTTTCCATAATCTTAAAAAAGTTTTACATGATAGAGGCTTAAGTACTGCTGTTGGTGATGAAGGAGGATTTGCTCCTACATTGGACGGAACAGAAGATGCTATTGAGACTATTGGAAAAGCGGTAGAAAATGCCGGTTACAAATTCGGAGATGAAGTAAAAATTGCTTTAGATTGTGCTGCAGCAGAATTTTACGAAAACGGTAAATATGATTACACCTTGTTCGAAGGGGATAAAGGAGCTGTACGTTCTTCCGAGGAACAGGCAAAATATCTTGCTGAACTTTGTGCTAAGTATCCCATTATTTCCATAGAAGACGGTATGGATGAAAATGATTGGGACGGTTGGAAAGTTTTGACGGAGATGATTGGGGATAAAGTACAATTGGTTGGTGATGATCTTTACGTGACCAATGTAGAGCGTTTATCTAGAGGTATAGAAAATGGTATTGCGAACTCTATATTGATAAAAGTGAACCAAATCGGTTCATTGACTGAAACCATAGCAGCTGTAAACATGGCTAAAGATGCTGGTTTTACTTCAGTGATGTCTCATCGTTCTGGTGAAACTGAAGATAATACCATTGCGGATTTGGCGGTGGCATTAAACACAGGTCAGATAAAAACTGGTTCAGCTTCACGTTCAGATAGAATGGCAAAATACAACCAATTACTTCGTATCGAGGAAGAATTAGGTAGTACGGCTTATTATCCGCAGGAGAAAGCTTTTAAAGTAAATCAATAA
- the carA gene encoding glutamine-hydrolyzing carbamoyl-phosphate synthase small subunit, with protein sequence MKYQSKKRAVLLLADGTIFYGKAVGGKEGTSFGEVCFNTGMTGYQEIFTDPSYFGQLMVATNAHIGNYGTNEGEVESQTVKIAGLICKNFSYEYSRPDADSSLLDFLNKSNTLAISDVDTRALVSYIRDNGAMNAVISTDVDNIENLKTELAKLPSMKGLELASKVSTKEPYYYGEENATYKVSALDIGIKLNILRNIAKRDCYIKVFPYNATFDEMQEWNPDGYFISNGPGDPEPLNASINTAKDIISSDKPLFGICLGHQVIALANGVSTYKMHNGHRGINHPIMNLKTGKGEITSQNHGFAINREETEANPDIEITHVHLNDNTVAGIRLKNKDVFSVQYHPEASPGPHDSEYLFDEFLNLIKNSANQKVKV encoded by the coding sequence ATGAAGTATCAATCTAAAAAACGTGCCGTTCTTTTACTAGCTGACGGCACAATTTTCTATGGTAAAGCTGTAGGCGGAAAAGAGGGGACATCATTTGGTGAGGTATGTTTCAATACTGGTATGACCGGGTACCAGGAGATTTTTACAGACCCGTCCTATTTTGGGCAATTAATGGTTGCTACAAACGCACATATTGGGAACTATGGGACCAATGAAGGTGAGGTTGAATCACAAACAGTAAAAATTGCTGGATTAATTTGCAAGAATTTTAGTTATGAATATTCACGACCTGATGCCGATTCAAGCTTATTGGATTTTTTGAATAAAAGCAATACGCTCGCAATTTCAGATGTTGATACACGGGCTTTGGTGTCTTATATAAGAGATAATGGAGCTATGAATGCGGTTATTTCTACTGATGTGGACAACATTGAAAATCTAAAAACTGAATTAGCGAAGCTACCTAGTATGAAAGGTTTAGAACTTGCTTCTAAGGTATCTACAAAAGAACCGTACTATTATGGGGAAGAGAATGCAACTTATAAAGTGTCAGCTCTTGACATTGGTATAAAATTGAATATTCTTCGAAATATTGCCAAAAGAGATTGTTACATTAAGGTTTTCCCTTACAATGCTACATTTGATGAAATGCAAGAATGGAATCCTGATGGTTATTTTATTTCGAACGGGCCTGGGGATCCAGAACCATTGAATGCTTCGATAAATACTGCAAAGGATATCATTAGCAGTGATAAGCCTCTTTTTGGAATATGTTTGGGCCACCAAGTTATCGCATTGGCCAATGGGGTATCTACCTATAAAATGCATAATGGGCATAGAGGAATAAATCACCCAATTATGAATCTAAAAACTGGAAAGGGTGAAATTACTTCTCAGAACCATGGTTTTGCAATTAATAGGGAAGAGACTGAAGCTAATCCTGATATAGAGATAACACATGTTCATTTAAATGACAATACTGTTGCAGGTATTAGGTTGAAGAATAAAGATGTTTTTTCTGTACAATACCATCCTGAAGCAAGTCCTGGACCGCACGATTCTGAGTATCTTTTTGATGAGTTTTTAAATTTGATCAAGAATTCCGCAAACCAGAAAGTCAAAGTTTAG